GTCTACGATTTTCGGCTTCAAGTAATTTGTTTTTCGCTTTTAACTTTTCTATTTCAGACATTTCATCGGCAAGCTTTCGCTTTCCACGTTTATCTAATAGTGCTTCAATGCCATTGGTTTCATATTTCTTAATCCAACTATATATTTGTTGATATGATATTTGAAATTTTTCTGCTGTTTTAGCGTAATTTTTATCATTTTCTATATAATACTTTACAATCTCAATACGTTCATTATAAGTTGTAGTTCTACCTTTAGTCATAATTGCTGTCCCTCCAACTCCAGAAGATTTTAGTTTATTATGACTATTATATATTGAAATCCATCTTTGTAGTTGCGTTTTTGAACGTATTTTATATTTTGCACAAATTTCATCTTGAGAATATAAATTTGACAAATAAGCTTCTACTGCTTGTAATTTCAATTCTTTAGAATAGCCCTTATATCCTTCCATCGTAAAGGCTTCCGCGCCTATACTATTGTAGTTACGAATCCATTGACGAAAAGATTCTAAGGCAATCCCCAGCATAGATGAAAAATGACTCATACTATTTTTACTTTTTAGATATTCCTCAACATATTTAACTTTTTCTTCAGCACTAAAATTACGTTTTTTACACATAAAAAAATACTCCCTCTCATGATAGACATTTTAATTATTTTATGTGTCTACCATAAGGGGAGCATATCAGTATACAGCAGTCTCTTATATTATAATATTAACAAGTATATGATAGGTGTTAAAATAATTAAAAATATAAAATTATACTTAGTAAACTTCTTAAGATATGTAGTAGATTCATTACTAAATTCTTTTGAGTATAGCTTATATGAAATAACACTAGCTAATGATGCAATTAAGGTACCTAAACCACCAATATTTACAGATAATAAAAGTTCCTTATAGTAATCTGTAAATCCAGAAAGTAACATTGTTGCAGGTACATTACTAATGAATTGACTACTGATAATTCCTCCAATATATGTGTTTAATCCATTATTTAATATATTACTAATAAATATACGTATAGTTTCTATTGAAGATATATTCCCTATGAATATAAAGAAAGCTACAAAAGTTATTAATAATGAATAGTCTATTTTTATTAATAATTTTTTATCAAAAATAACAGTAGTTATTATGGTCATAACAAAAACGATTTTGTAGTTAATTAAGTGAAATACAGATAAAAGTATTATTATGAATAGAACAAA
Above is a genomic segment from Clostridium bornimense containing:
- a CDS encoding helix-turn-helix domain-containing protein yields the protein MCKKRNFSAEEKVKYVEEYLKSKNSMSHFSSMLGIALESFRQWIRNYNSIGAEAFTMEGYKGYSKELKLQAVEAYLSNLYSQDEICAKYKIRSKTQLQRWISIYNSHNKLKSSGVGGTAIMTKGRTTTYNERIEIVKYYIENDKNYAKTAEKFQISYQQIYSWIKKYETNGIEALLDKRGKRKLADEMSEIEKLKAKNKLLEAENRRQQMEIEFLKKLDEIERRRF